In a genomic window of Halorussus salilacus:
- a CDS encoding DUF1616 domain-containing protein — protein sequence MVSRRELKLLLPRPVRRFPADLTVVVGLVAAALLAVWLPVVRESWLRAVLGGVFVLFVPGYAVVAALFPESSESGTDESEPADDRGPTAHWPRSSAGLTLAERGLFSVGASLLVVPLLALVINFAPVDITRESLLFSVGGFALAMAAVAAARRWRLPAERRFRVPYGEWAAGISAERLAGSSTLDTALNVVLVVSVLVAVGGGVYAVLGPQESQTFTEFYLLGENETGELAADGYPETIARGENATVVVGIGNHEHRDVEYSVVVQLQQVRETNDSSTVTDSRELDRFRAAVGDNETVHRRHEFAPGTTGERLRLQYLLYVDEPPEDPSAGNAYRSVHVWVNVTEQ from the coding sequence ATGGTGAGCCGACGCGAGCTGAAACTGCTCCTGCCGCGGCCGGTCCGCCGGTTCCCGGCCGACCTGACGGTGGTCGTCGGACTCGTCGCGGCGGCCCTGCTCGCGGTCTGGCTCCCGGTCGTCCGGGAGTCGTGGCTCCGCGCGGTACTCGGGGGGGTGTTCGTCCTCTTCGTTCCCGGGTACGCGGTCGTCGCCGCGCTCTTCCCCGAATCGAGCGAGTCGGGGACCGACGAGTCCGAGCCCGCCGACGACCGGGGGCCGACCGCCCACTGGCCGCGGTCGAGCGCTGGCCTCACCCTCGCCGAGCGCGGCCTGTTCTCGGTTGGGGCGAGCCTGCTGGTCGTGCCCCTCCTCGCGCTGGTGATAAACTTCGCGCCCGTGGACATCACTCGCGAGTCGCTGCTGTTCTCGGTCGGCGGGTTCGCGCTGGCGATGGCGGCAGTCGCGGCGGCCCGCCGATGGCGACTCCCGGCCGAACGCCGGTTCCGGGTTCCGTATGGGGAGTGGGCCGCGGGAATCAGCGCCGAACGACTCGCGGGGAGTTCGACGCTCGATACCGCGTTGAACGTCGTACTCGTCGTCTCCGTGCTCGTCGCGGTCGGCGGCGGCGTGTACGCGGTACTCGGCCCGCAGGAGAGCCAGACGTTCACCGAGTTCTACCTCCTCGGCGAGAACGAGACCGGCGAACTGGCGGCCGACGGCTACCCCGAGACGATAGCGCGGGGCGAGAACGCGACGGTCGTCGTCGGAATCGGCAACCACGAGCACCGGGACGTCGAGTACTCGGTCGTCGTCCAGTTACAGCAGGTTCGGGAAACGAACGACTCGTCGACCGTGACCGACTCGCGAGAACTCGACCGGTTCCGGGCGGCCGTCGGCGACAACGAGACCGTCCACCGTCGCCACGAGTTCGCACCGGGGACCACCGGCGAGCGACTCCGACTCCAGTACCTGCTCTACGTCGACGAACCGCCCGAAGACCCGAGCGCCGGGAACGCATATCGGAGCGTCCACGTCTGGGTGAACGTCACCGAGCAGTAA
- a CDS encoding AAA family ATPase — MTEPAAVYEDLREEIQTVLVGNESVLETLTISLLTGGHVLVEGVPGVAKTTIARLFAAATGLDANRVQMTPDVLPADITGTHIYRETTGEFELQRGPVFANVVVVDEINRATPKTQSALLEAMQENAVTIDGDTLRLPDPFFVVATQNPIEMEGTYELPVAQRDRFQFKFTVGMPDEDEELALLDRFDDRPELGPEDVSQVVTAGQILDAREVVAAVHVDPAVKRYLRDLVNATRETPDLEYGASPRAALFLLDATKARAALRGREYATPDDVKALARPALAHRLVTSAEAELSDVSVHDVLDEVLTSVDPPDGDGSMAGAENAAASGREDS; from the coding sequence ATGACCGAACCCGCCGCCGTCTACGAGGACCTTCGAGAGGAGATACAGACCGTACTGGTCGGCAACGAGTCGGTGCTGGAGACGCTGACAATCTCGCTGTTGACGGGCGGTCACGTCCTCGTGGAGGGCGTCCCCGGCGTGGCGAAGACGACCATCGCCCGCCTGTTCGCGGCGGCGACGGGGCTGGACGCGAACCGCGTCCAGATGACCCCGGACGTTCTTCCGGCCGACATCACGGGGACCCATATCTACCGCGAGACGACCGGGGAGTTCGAACTCCAGCGCGGGCCGGTGTTCGCGAACGTCGTCGTCGTCGACGAAATCAACCGCGCGACGCCCAAGACCCAGTCGGCCCTGCTCGAAGCCATGCAGGAGAACGCGGTCACTATCGACGGCGATACCCTCCGGCTCCCGGACCCCTTCTTCGTCGTCGCGACCCAGAACCCCATCGAGATGGAGGGGACCTACGAACTCCCCGTCGCCCAGCGCGACCGCTTCCAGTTCAAGTTCACCGTCGGGATGCCCGACGAGGACGAGGAACTCGCGCTCCTCGACCGGTTCGACGACCGGCCCGAACTCGGGCCCGAGGACGTCTCGCAGGTCGTCACCGCCGGACAGATTCTCGACGCGCGGGAGGTCGTCGCCGCGGTCCACGTCGACCCGGCCGTCAAGCGGTACCTGCGGGACCTCGTGAACGCGACGCGCGAGACGCCCGACCTAGAGTACGGTGCGTCGCCTCGGGCGGCCCTGTTCCTGCTCGACGCGACGAAGGCGCGCGCGGCGCTCCGCGGCCGGGAGTACGCCACCCCCGACGACGTGAAGGCGCTCGCCCGCCCGGCCCTCGCCCACCGACTCGTGACCAGCGCGGAAGCCGAGTTGAGCGACGTCTCCGTCCACGACGTGCTCGACGAGGTGCTGACCAGCGTCGACCCCCCGGACGGCGACGGTTCGATGGCCGGAGCCGAGAATGCGGCGGCGTCTGGACGTGAGGACTCGTGA